The sequence GACATTTCAATTTCTTCTAAACAACCATCTCGTAACCACCGGAAATACCATACCGGTATCTGAGGAAGTAAGGAGGAGGGGCCGTTGGGCGTCATTTTCCTTGGTGGTAGGAGAGATCTGTTTTCTGGTGTTGGTTTCCCCGTCCAAGGCAGCGTGGGAAACAATGGGTCAAGAAGGAAATGGTCACACCACTTGACTGTCCAGTGCCTTGGGGAAGGTCACGACTGCCCCCGCTTCCAAAAATCACCATCTTTTTTCTGAGATATaaatcagttcctctctctctctctctctctttctcattatatatatatatatatatatatatatatatatatatatatatatatatatatatatatatatatatatatatatatatctatatatatatatatatatatatatatatatatatatacattaatatatatcatataatgttaCCGTAACcatctctttatttgtttgtctgtatttgaagtaaaatattggagaaaaattaagtttatttataggTTTAGGAAATGCCCACTCTTATCCCTACCTGTTTATctatgttatgtgtatatatatatatatatatatatatatatatatatatatatatatatatatatatatataatatataatatatatatatatatataattctcagtCGTGGCTACTTATGAATGGAGAGTTACCCTGGAGAGTGAGatttgtgtatgcatacatacgtatatattctatatcagaTTCGTATTCCCTTGActgaggtctatatatatatatatatatatatatatatatatatatatgctatatatatatatatatatatatatatatatatatatatatatatatatatatatatatatatatgcacatatatacagatatgaagACACGTCTCAGGGAGAAGACTTCCGTACACTCAAAGGACAGTAGGCTAAGACACACCTCAAATACGTCCGCTCACTGCCAAATGCGATGCAGCCACAAAAAAAGCCAGATTTCTTAAATGGACGCATAGGTGGGGCATCCAGTTTGCTGATTTCATCCATTATTTTCCACTCTCGTGCCATATCATGCACATGACTTTTAAATAACTCCCCTTTTGAATCAAGAGTTGAGTTGACTAATAATCATCTTAAAGGCTATGTACCTCTTTTTTCaggattttgtttcatttgaatagTAAATTTGAAAGCCGgattatttcatttttgataGTGAATAGTCCTTCTCCCCATTATATCCATTGATCTGTTGATCCCTTTCCAGTGCGAAACTTTGGGTAAAGTGGAAAAGATCCCTTGGCTACGTCGTTGAACTgctaataaatcaataaaaaaaaggattcatGGAATAACGTGATCtttttattaggaataaaaaTTGAGCTTTTCAACTATCCCTCAAATAACTCTAAATCAACTATAACTATAAATCAATAAACTGTCTGTCTtactacaacacacacatacacacattttatatatatatatatatatatatatatatatatatattatatatatatatatatattataatatatatatatatacatatattatatatatatatattgtatatatatataatatatatatatatatatatattttatatatatatatatagtatttagagAATAAGAGAATAATCACAGAACACACGCTTTCCATTTGAGGATGTATGTCTTCTTTAACTGTAGTTTCTTGTACAAATTGGAGAGAACATTTCGATTcatttcaatgtatatatatatatatatatatatatatatatatatatatatatatatatatatatagatatatcatatatatatatatatatatatatatatatatataagatgcgaAGAACTGTGATATGTGGCTTCGGAATTCTTTTCCTGCTTAGTGACTCCCCTAATTTCTGACCAATCCTCCTTGTCCAACGAGACGTTTAGTCTTACTCTGCTATGTTTTACCTTTTGCTGTGTATTGTGATCAGCCATAGAACAACGATGGCATTCGGATGATTGAAGGATTTTATCCGGATTATACACATAactgcatatataaaaatatatgtgtatatttaggGTAGTAACAAAACGTTGttatatttaaacaaacaaacacacgcacacatacacacacacaaatatatatatatatatatatagatatatatatatatatatatatatatatactatatatatatatatatatatatatatatatatatatatatatatatatatatatatatatatatatatatatatatatataatatgtatttgatAGTCTTTTCCATTTCATTGACATCTTTCTTGCAATGTTATTCAGAAGTTACTTCAAAGCAGCACACACGAAAGACTGACTGAGAGGGCACTATACTTCTTGGGATTTCCTGATCCTCATTTGCACTTTGCACAGATCACGTTTCCCATGAAGAATTTGGTTCTGCAAGTACTCCCTCATTTGTACGCGGAAAGTTACATTATACGTTTAATCACATTGTATAATTAGCTTGTTAATTTGTGTATATTGtactgcatatgtcaagtttcaCGTATGCCATATTAAGAATTTATAATTACGTTACAATCTAATGTATTAACTTACATCAAGAATTTATTCAAGTACCAACTCTGTTTATTGAGTTATCTAGTGTCTACAAAAAACCAATAATGTAGTCTGTACAAGTCGATACTGCACCTAGAAACGTTAACATGGATGGTTAGATATAAAATGAATACAAGTAAAATGAACATTACCGTCGAATGTTTTCCTGCTTTTCCTTGTGAATTAGAAGTAAACATACCAAAACCAGAACGTTATATATATGTGAACTGTATCCTTCTTCTTTCTatcgaaattgaaattttaagaaaaattagaattttACCAAAAAGTCGATGCTTATgtttctgtaaaaaagaaaaaaaaaaaaaaaaaaaaaaaagaaaaaaaaaaaaaaaaaaaaactgaataagaaaatataaatgttacAATACACTTAATATTTTTGCCAAAATCTGTAATACATATATGAACAATAGacggtattttttgttttatcaaatcaaaattaatcatataaaaTTGAAAACGCTGTCGTAGATTTCAAGTTAtcctttgctattttttttaacccAAATTCAGAATAAATATATCCGTACCGAAAAGGAACATATCTTGAAGTTCAGTTTCCCTTTATTGGTCAGGTGGATATGATGTCCTTTTCAGTGTAGGAATAAATACTCATATAACATATACAAAACCTGACTACAACGTTTAAGCTTCCTCTTACCCCTCAAATGAATCCACGGAGACTCTCGTAATACAGAATGCGATATAAAGAATTCTCAGCGTTATTTTAATCCCAAACATCAACGCTGGGACGACGGACCTTAACGTGATCCAATTTCTCAGGTTGTCAGATTTACCTTTATGGGACTTGGACGCTGCCTTTCGAAAGTCGTCTGCAATCTCCTTCCAATAGATGTGGCCTTGTTCGTTGCTGCTGGTTTGGTCGAAAGCCAACAACTGAACTGGATGACGAGTGACCATCGAGAGAGAAACGCTTGCCCGTTGCTTTCGTTTTATTTTGCGAAATTTGCCGCCTGTCTTGATGAGGAGAATTCGATTTTGATTCAAGGAAAGAAGTTTCTTTCACAGAAATAAGTCGCCTTTATCACTCTCtttgttctctattttttttttcttcacaccaGCAATGGTGACATTGTTGATAAAAACACCGAAGCTACTGGCCTTTGAAAAGAGATAATGATGAGAATcagaataagtaaatgaaataaagattaagAGAAGATTAAATGGAGAAGAATcagaataagtaaatgaaataaagattaagAGAAGATTAaatggagaagaaagaaagaggacaAAGAAGAGAAATTGAAAGTCCAAAGGGGAAACTTTCCCCCACACCTCGCCTCCAGTCGTCTTTCGGTTCCGAGTGAAATGATTCCGAGAGATTCGTCGTCctgaccatagagagagagagagagagagagagagagagagagagagagagagagagatatgggggaCAGATCCTGCAACGACCCTTTCTGAGTATCTTGTTACTTAGGGAAGAAGAAGGTGGGGACAGGGTCAAGAAGTGGGCCACGAGTGAAGGGCACAGGGAAGCCTGACTGCCAAGGGCGTGCCCTCCAGTAGGCTACGACTTGGCACCGCTTTAGGGCTGCTCACTATAAAAGATGTTGAGGAGACTCTCCCGCCAGCAGTTTCACTCTAACCACCATCATGAAATTGGTGAGTGTTCCAAGGCAGTGGTTTCCAGTTACAGAGATGCGTTACAGTTGTCGTGAAGCGGCGAATCAATTCTTTGTTCTCTCGCGCTCTTCTCCTCCAGACTTCGAGGCCTCTTCGAATCATACACATACTAGACGAATGTTATACGATTGCAAgaaacacgtgaagattgtatatcaagagccagcaggataAAAGAAAAGCATCAGTACCTACTCAGCGCTTTTGTGTATttttgatacacctcatcagggtacaatatgaAAAAGCTTCTTTTacattgtaccctgatgaggtgtatcaagaatacacgaaagctctaagtaggtactgctgcttttcattcttCTCGCTGGATCTTGATATACTAGACGAAATATAATATCTCAGCCTCGAGTTAACGACCGCGACTTACGTATTCGACATTGTCAAGTCACCACAATCATTGAAGGAGTTGAATATCTGATTTTCGTTCGCTTTTTTCCACTTCTTCAGTCCAGTCATTTTCCATCTGTTCCTTTAACGCCTTCGACCTTTGACAGATTGTGCTCGCCGCTGTTATGGTCGTGGCCTCTGCCGCCCCCTCCTTGTACACCGACGCCGACAGGCAGAGAGACAACCAGGCGGCCATCGTGAAAGATGAGCGCCTCAGCGAGGACGACGGAAGGTACAACGTCGACGTCGAAACTGCCAACGGCATCGTCCTCTCCCAGTCCGGGTCTCCGGTTGGAGAATCCGGGGCGATTGGCAGCGCCGGGCAATACAGGTGAGAGAGCCGCCTTCCAGTTATCCTGCTGCTTCTCCGTCTCACGGGTTAGCATCTCTCTCGCGAGGCCATATATGTGAAcgcctttttttttcctgctctctctctctctctctctctctctctctctctctctctctctctctatctttctctctctctcgcgaggcCATATATgtgaacgccttttttttttcctgctctaCAGCTCTCATCTCCTTCAGCTGCTTCCCCCTCCCACGTctcctctcatctcatctctctctcatcaatttcTCCCTCCCAATTCTCCCTCCCTTGGCAGTCTATCGCTTCTATTTAGTTTACCAAGATGATTCATGGATATGAACGCATTCGGTGGTTTTATCTTTCTAGGACTAAGTTTATGCAGAGCTTTTAATTAATTCCTACTCACTTTATATGTGTATggaatacatttttttacatgTGTTTAACGTACCTTTCCGATAGCCGTTTGTCTTTCACGTTACCCGAATCATTTCGAATAATCCTCCTCCCTGTCACCTTTCATAAACTATTCCTGCATTGCAATCGTGGCAATGGATGAGGACAGTGTCAAATACATGAATCCACGTGAACGAAACTCAACGCAAATTTCCTGCTTGGTTTTGCGCTTACTGCTCATCACTTGTAACAGACACTTTATCTCTGACAGGGCATTTATTCTGAGCACCCATTGAGCCTACTGAGAACAAAGCTTGATCTTGCAAAGCAACACTTTGTCTTCGTCCATTTCCATTTCCTCATCCTGGAAGCAAGAACGATTTTCTTTTAGTCTTACCTTGTTGCTTAGAGCGCCCCCAATTCCTTAGCTTCTTCGCCTCTCAAGTTTTCCTTTACTTCTTCGTGTTTTTGGTTAAACTTCACTTCCACATTTTCCAAAATGGTCGATACTTTTCAGCCCAATCCTCCTTCAGACTTTTcttggatgtatgtgtgtgtgtctgtgtgtgtgtatttttaatctttctctgtACAAGGCAATTACAAATATCAAACTGTTTCTCATTATTCATCAAAAAAGGAACTCCCATCCATGTATcaccatttatatatcattattcctgtttttgttttgtgtgtatgtgtatttttttaacctttctgtGTAAAAGGCAATTATAAATATCAGACTGTTTctcattattcataaaaaaaacggcCTTTTATCTATGTGTcaccatttatatatcattatcgctgtttgtttgttttcgacACCACCAACCGACAGCTACACCGCTCCCGACGGCACCGTCGTGGAAATGAAGTACGTCGCCAACGAGAACGGCTTCCAGCCTGAGTCCCCCTTCCTCCCAGTGGCTCCCGAATTCCCCCATCCGATTCCCCAGTTCGTCCTCGACCAGATCGCCTTCGCTGCCGAACAAGAAGCTCGTCGGGCCCGCGAGGGAGACTCTTCCTCCAGGTACGAGTGAGACGCTTCGCTGTCCTCGACCACGATCCTCTGCTGATTCCGAACCCTGACCGATTttggatatatttattatatttatcgaAAAATATATTCTATGGATAATTGGGTGCTGCATAAATAAAATTTGGAAAGAGACAATTTCGTCTTTTTTATTGCCTTTGTTGATATGGAAGaaagttattttcagtgactcttGATGGGAAGTGTAAGAATTTGTTTCGCTTTTCGGGCGCACGTATCTTCGATTGTTTAAcctacatttatttacattttaaccTACATTTGTTACACAATATGTAACTGTCCTGAACAACATTTCTCCTTTGTAAATATGATCGTCATTCAACAAAGAAACACATCTAACGATCAGTAGATATGCTTAAAAAGACGTAGGAAATCTGGAAACCCATCAAGGAGGTTGAGCAAAAACCCATAGAGGACTTCTGGGCCTCAACAGAGGGAATGGTCGACAACAACTCTGTGAAAGTACCCTACAACAAagcagtatataaaaaatatcataaacattAGGGAGTTGGTGGTTATCAGAGGTAGATCTAAGTAAAAAGAGAGATTATATCATTCTTTATGGTGGCATAAGGTTGGTACACCTGACTTACCGTTTTGAAGGTCCAGGGTACGAAGAAGCGCATAAAAAGAGGTTAAGTTCCTTTGACTTCAAAGTATGAAAAGGGAGTGTTTTAGCGATGCAATTCAGAGACGTCTCGCTGAAACTGGAAGAGTAATCTAAGAAGGAAAAAGACTCAGcactgaaaatttaaaacaatgtCTCACACTCTTGTGCAAACATACACAAAGTAACTGTTGCCTCATAAATACTTTTCTCCCACGTACATTAGGGCGAACAATATTAAAGCCAACGCTGAAAACTGCTGTTAGGCCTATTTAGGCCTCTTAGATTCGGATATCGCTTTATCTTCTGGGTCTCTATATTTTAGCGGAATTCCGAAGCAGATTTGTGGATGAATTGCTGTCAGTGTGATCCAAGAAAAGTCTTTGGTTTTCATTCTGTTGAACAAAATTGTCGAATACGTTGGTTGGGGtagcaacctcattccaaaaATCGATACCTAAAACTTTACTACGACTCTGCTCTCTGAGGTGAACGGCAGGCAGTAGGTCATAGCAAAACCTGCAGAATTCGTGTTAGAAATGGACGAAAATGGCCGTCAATCTTCCAGTGAGCAGATTGAATTCTGTTAGATTAACCTTATAAATTGAAGGatcataaaaagcaaataaatggcAACTCGGGGAATGTAAAAGTCACGCTGAGGATGGAATCTTGCCAGACCCTGTTTATGAAACAACTTCCGACCTACAGGCGCAACATGGAatcatgccagagagagagagagagagagagagagagttgaaggaaACTGTGGGGGCTGATTATTAGCGAGAGGACAATTCATCAACTGTAAGTTGAATTAGATTAGTGAGAATCATTATTACAATATTTTAATTGTGATAAACATGAATATTACATTACGAAATCCGTCTCTCCGCAGTTCTTTAAaacatgtactatatacatatattgccaAACACTTCCCCATCCAGAGTATAATGAATACGAACAAAAGGAAGGTGCTCCTTACACGGCATGACTTCGTTGCTCGACGCAAACACGGGTGAAATCAATATCTGCCTTTCGGGTGGTTTCACCAAGAAAGGCTTCACTTTGTACGTAAGATTCTATTTTCAGAGTTGACTTTGGAGACCAGTCTTTATGGGAGAGTGAGGTGAGGGGATGAGagttcaaaaaaaggaaaaataaaataaaatagataaaataagtgGGGGAGAAGGATCGGGAAAAGGAGTGGAAAAATCCTCTCTCTttagaagatgaataaaggaaatGGTAAAAAGATGTAGGAAAAATTTGTCTCGTGAAATGTAAGtacagtcatacacacacataacacacacacacacacacacatatatatatatacatatacatatatatatatatatatatatatatatacatatacatatatatatatatatatatatatatatatatatatatatatatatatatatatatattatacatgtatgtatgtatgcattaagtGAAGCTGATATGGCTCTGTGGAAAGAAGGACGAGCTCGCTCACTTTTATTAGGTTTGTGGTTCCGACTACTCACTCGTCGATTCTAAATGCAGCACCTAAATCCGATTAgctatcaacttatacctctctcgATAGCTCAGTGGTTTAAGTTGCCTTGTATCGCATGTTACTCACTCGGGCATCGGTTCGAATCCTACCGGGAAGAAGCACTTACCAATTGTAATTCCCCTCGGGCGTAAGTATTCACTGGGGTTGGTGTTTTGGGTATTAGAGGATATTTGCTGTAAACAATATGTGATTACAAAAATGTCATGCGTGTAAgtgacatactatatatatatatatatatatatatatatatatatatatatatatatgtatatatatatatatatatatatatatatatatatactatatatatatatatatatatatatatatatatatatatatatatttggttactCTTAAACTTTAATGAGTTTCCATAATTCTCTCGTCGTTCTTTATTTTAATGAGATGcatcttttcatttataaaaaaaaaaaattattttagttacCTGTATAATAAGTAAGACTTGATCCCAACGTACCAAGTAGTAACTTCACTCTTGCTGGCGTGACTGGGTTCGAATGCCACCTACGAAGGACAGTGTCAGTTATTCATTTCACAGCCGGGCTTCGTAGTTTGGAAAAGCGTATAAGAGTGAGGAACTCTAAAAGTTAAGAGGCcattttgtatgaaaatacatgtatgcacatatatataaatacatatatatatcatatcatataaatatgtatatatatctttttattctttcccaccgttatccctacattaaggggtcggttgcctgatgcgccttctcctccactgcgtTCTATCAAagtcatcatcctccaccaaacctcttctctccatatcttccttcactttatctcgccatctctttctctgtctccctctcggtCTTCTTCCTCTAATAGGTTTCTCCCaatccctcttcactccctcctcgtcatccatcctcaacacatgatgcccataccacctcaatcgtgactctcttatttTCTTTGCAATCTTTACGAAGCCAGCCTTTCTtataatttcatcattttccaatctctcaagcagcaatattcccataatccacctcagtattctcatctctgttctcacAAGCTTTagttcctcttctcttcttagagcccatgtttctgctccatacattaacaatgGTCTTATCACTATGCTGTAGATCTTGATTTTT is a genomic window of Macrobrachium nipponense isolate FS-2020 chromosome 31, ASM1510439v2, whole genome shotgun sequence containing:
- the LOC135206614 gene encoding cuticle protein AM1159-like; translated protein: MKLIVLAAVMVVASAAPSLYTDADRQRDNQAAIVKDERLSEDDGRYNVDVETANGIVLSQSGSPVGESGAIGSAGQYSYTAPDGTVVEMKYVANENGFQPESPFLPVAPEFPHPIPQFVLDQIAFAAEQEARRAREGDSSSRYE
- the LOC135206581 gene encoding uncharacterized protein LOC135206581 gives rise to the protein MYGAETWALRREEELKLVRTEMRILRWIMGILLLERLENDEIIRKAGFVKIAKKIRESRLRWYGHHVLRMDDEEGVKRDWEKPIRGRRPRGRQRKRWRDKVKEDMERRGLVEDDDFDRTQWRRRRIRQPTP